The Deltaproteobacteria bacterium PRO3 genomic interval TCGTAGATATCCCCCACCACCTCTTCCAAGATATCCTCGAGGGTCACGATGCCGTGCGGCAGGCCTTCGGCGTCCGACAAGACCGCCAGGTGGCTGCGCTTCTCCTGCATCATCTTCAAGACCCGGACCAGCGAGTCCTGGGCCTGCACCCGCAGCACGGGCCGAAGCAGCAAAACCCAATCTTGGGCGCCTTGGGAGGCGAAGGCCATCAATTCCTTGGTATTGATCAGGCCGATCACGCGGCGGCCGAGGCGGACCGGCAGGCGGGTGTGCCCCGATTCCACGGCCACCTCGAGGACGGTCTCGATCGGATCGGAGCGCTCGACCGAGACGACTTCTTCCCAAGGCGTATGGATGTCCTGCACGCTCTTCGCCTCGATGTTGACCAGGTTGAGGATGTACTGCTCGTGGTGGCGGGCAATCTGTTCTTCACTGGCCGCGTGAGCGGGTTCGGCCTTGGCCTCGCGGTGCTTTCCCAACAGGATGCCCAAAGCTCCGACCACGGATTTTGTGGCCCATTCGAAAAAGGAGATCACGGGGTGGAAGACCTTGTCCAAGAGGGCCAGGCCTCGCGAGGCGAAGGCCGCGATCTCGAAGGGGCGCTGCATGGCCAAGGCCTTCGGCACCAGCTCGCCGAAGATCACGGTCAGGGCGGTCAAGGGCAGGACCAGCAGGGTGATGCTGATCAGTTCGGACGTCGCAGGCCCCAGGCCGAAGCGTTCTCGCAACCAAGGACTGAGGCTCTCCTCGACCCCCGCCCCGCCCACCGCGCCCGCGACCAGGCCGACCAGGGTGATGCCCAGTTGGATCACCGAGAGGGTGCGTTCGGGCTGCTCGCGGAGGCGCAGCAGGCGCTGGGTCTTTCCTGGAAAGGTCTTGCTGAGCTGACGCAGCACTTTCTTGTTGATCGAGACGAAGGCGATTTCGGACGCGGAGAGTATCGCGTTGAGCAGCAAGCAGACAAAGACGATGGCCAATTCAAACATAGTGTATGCTTTTAATACACTAACCCTTGATCACGCCCAAAGGTTTCAGGCGAGCGATTTTTCGGCTCAGCCCCGCCCCCTCCACCGCGGCGACGACGTCGGCCACGTCCTTGTAGGCCCAGGGTACTTCCTCGTAGATGGTGGCTCGGGAGGCGCCCAGGACCGTCACGCCCTGGTCCTGCAGCTCCCGCTCGACGTTGCGGCCGCGGATGCTCTTCTTGGCCTGGTTTCGGCTCATCACGCGGCCGGCGCCGTGGCAGGTGGAGCCGAAGGTAAGCTCGAGGGCCTTCGGCGTCCCGACCAGGACGTAGGAATAGCGCCCCATGTCGCCGGGGATGAGGACCGGCTGGCCGACCTCGCGGTAGGCCGCGGGGACCAGCGGGTGGCGCGGCGGGAAGGCCCGCGTCGCGCCCTTGCGATGGACCAGCACCCGGCGGGAGACGCCTCCCACGAGGTGCTCCTCGAATTTGGCGATGTTGTGGCAGACGTCGTAGACGACACGGATGCCCAGCTCTTCCCAAGAGCGGCGAAAGCGCACGTAGTGCGTCACCAGCTGGCGGTTGGCGAAGGCGAAGTTGGCCGCCGCGGCCATCGCGCCCAGGTAGGCTTGCCCTTCCTCCGAGCGGATTGGCGCGCAGCAGAGCTGCGGGTCGGGGAGCTGGATGCCGTACTTCTTCGCGGCGCGCAGCATCGTCTCGAGGTGATCGCTGCAGACCTGATGGCCCAGGCCCCGCGAGCCGG includes:
- a CDS encoding RtcB family protein; the protein is ATQALFAAIPTGVGSHHEGHGFQKREYGEILAQGARWAVGRGFGAAEDLDYIEEGGRLPQADPSLVSERAKERGQGQLGTLGSGNHFVELGFVEEIYDAATAEALGLERDHLTVIIHTGSRGLGHQVCSDHLETMLRAAKKYGIQLPDPQLCCAPIRSEEGQAYLGAMAAAANFAFANRQLVTHYVRFRRSWEELGIRVVYDVCHNIAKFEEHLVGGVSRRVLVHRKGATRAFPPRHPLVPAAYREVGQPVLIPGDMGRYSYVLVGTPKALELTFGSTCHGAGRVMSRNQAKKSIRGRNVERELQDQGVTVLGASRATIYEEVPWAYKDVADVVAAVEGAGLSRKIARLKPLGVIKG
- a CDS encoding HlyC/CorC family transporter, whose product is MFELAIVFVCLLLNAILSASEIAFVSINKKVLRQLSKTFPGKTQRLLRLREQPERTLSVIQLGITLVGLVAGAVGGAGVEESLSPWLRERFGLGPATSELISITLLVLPLTALTVIFGELVPKALAMQRPFEIAAFASRGLALLDKVFHPVISFFEWATKSVVGALGILLGKHREAKAEPAHAASEEQIARHHEQYILNLVNIEAKSVQDIHTPWEEVVSVERSDPIETVLEVAVESGHTRLPVRLGRRVIGLINTKELMAFASQGAQDWVLLLRPVLRVQAQDSLVRVLKMMQEKRSHLAVLSDAEGLPHGIVTLEDILEEVVGDIYDEDDDRAVERLLAQKGALRHRGPGKPPWD